One window of Nocardioides dongkuii genomic DNA carries:
- a CDS encoding phytoene desaturase family protein, producing the protein MTSQSNGPGRASRRQYDVVVVGGGHNGLVSAAYLARAGLSVLLLERLDHTGGAAVSAKAFSGHDTRLSRYSYLVSLMPERLMADLDLDVTLTSRSTASYTPWSRDGVTGGLLIERPEGPATAASFRELTGGDEEHAAWTRFYAEVEQLAGVVAPTLLEPLPTERQVRDRVGAEIWRDVVEQPLGAAVEARFRDDVVRGVVATDALIGTFASLRDPSLVQNRCFLYHLVGNGTGEWRVPVGGMGAVTDALRRAAVTAGAEVLTSAGVSDIRASDDGAEVTWHAAGETHTVGARFVLANVAPWVLGLLLGEPEDLTTKPVGSQLKINFLLDRLPALRSGTDPVVAFAGTLHLDEEYSRLETAYAEAASGRVPSVLPGEVYCHSLSDPSILGPDPAGRHTLTYFGLHTPSTLFETDPAAKATAIERAIASLDAHLAEPLAGCLARDAEGRPCIEAKIPQEIEADLAMPGGHIFHGDLDWPWASNRARLETPAQQWGVQTDLGAVLLCGSGARRGGAVSGIAGHNAAQAVLASR; encoded by the coding sequence GTGACCTCCCAGAGCAACGGACCGGGCCGCGCGTCCCGTCGGCAGTACGACGTGGTCGTGGTCGGGGGCGGGCACAACGGCCTCGTCTCCGCGGCGTACCTCGCCCGCGCGGGGCTCTCGGTCCTGCTCCTCGAGCGCCTCGACCACACCGGCGGCGCGGCGGTGTCGGCGAAGGCGTTCTCCGGCCACGACACCCGGCTCTCGCGCTACTCCTACCTGGTCTCCCTGATGCCGGAGCGGTTGATGGCCGACCTCGACCTCGACGTCACCCTCACCTCGCGCTCGACCGCGTCGTACACGCCCTGGAGCCGGGACGGGGTCACCGGCGGCCTGCTGATCGAGCGGCCCGAGGGTCCCGCGACCGCGGCGTCCTTCCGCGAGCTGACCGGCGGCGACGAGGAGCACGCCGCGTGGACCCGGTTCTACGCCGAGGTCGAGCAGCTCGCGGGGGTGGTCGCACCGACCCTGCTGGAGCCGCTGCCCACCGAGCGCCAGGTCCGCGACCGGGTCGGCGCGGAGATCTGGCGCGACGTCGTCGAGCAGCCGCTCGGGGCGGCGGTGGAGGCGCGCTTCCGCGACGACGTCGTCCGCGGGGTCGTCGCGACCGACGCGCTCATCGGCACCTTCGCCTCCCTGCGGGACCCCTCGCTGGTGCAGAACCGCTGCTTCCTCTACCACCTGGTCGGCAACGGCACCGGCGAGTGGCGGGTGCCGGTCGGCGGCATGGGCGCGGTCACGGACGCGCTCCGCCGCGCCGCGGTCACCGCGGGCGCGGAGGTGCTGACCTCCGCCGGGGTCAGCGACATCCGCGCGAGCGACGACGGCGCCGAGGTGACCTGGCACGCGGCGGGCGAGACCCACACGGTCGGAGCCCGTTTCGTCCTGGCCAACGTCGCGCCCTGGGTGCTGGGCCTGCTCCTGGGCGAGCCCGAGGACCTCACGACCAAGCCGGTCGGCTCCCAGCTGAAGATCAACTTCCTGCTCGACCGGCTGCCCGCCCTGCGCTCGGGCACCGACCCGGTCGTCGCCTTCGCCGGCACCCTCCACCTCGACGAGGAGTACAGCCGCCTCGAGACGGCGTACGCCGAGGCCGCGTCGGGCCGGGTGCCCTCCGTGCTGCCCGGCGAGGTCTACTGCCACTCCCTCTCCGACCCCTCCATCCTGGGTCCCGACCCCGCGGGCCGGCACACGCTGACCTACTTCGGCCTGCACACGCCGTCGACGCTGTTCGAGACCGACCCCGCGGCCAAGGCCACCGCGATCGAGCGCGCGATCGCATCCCTCGACGCCCACCTCGCCGAGCCGCTCGCGGGCTGCCTCGCCCGCGACGCCGAGGGGCGTCCCTGCATCGAGGCGAAGATCCCCCAGGAGATCGAGGCCGACCTCGCGATGCCCGGCGGGCACATCTTCCACGGGGACCTGGACTGGCCCTGGGCGTCGAACCGGGCCCGCCTGGAGACCCCCGCCCAGCAGTGGGGCGTCCAGACCGACCTGGGCGCCGTGCTCCTCTGCGGGTCCGGCGCACGCCGGGGCGGCGCGGTCTCGGGGATCGCCGGTCACAACGCCGCGCAGGCGGTCCTGGCGTCGCGGTGA
- a CDS encoding SigE family RNA polymerase sigma factor: protein MRRTDRDQEFAEFVAAHRSALVSMGRLLTAGDQEWAEDLVQTTLTKLYVSWPRVRRAGNPVGYARTALTHAFVDETRRAYRRREVAAGGTGDDAFVAGDAGRTAGVLDGAPDVDLRRDVLAALAGLAPRQRAVVVLRHWLDLDVAETARLLDCSDGTVKSQNAKALAHLRDALGETAVPALPIPEEIR, encoded by the coding sequence ATGAGACGCACCGACCGCGACCAGGAGTTTGCGGAGTTCGTCGCAGCTCACCGCAGCGCCCTGGTGTCGATGGGGCGGCTGCTCACGGCCGGGGACCAGGAGTGGGCTGAGGACCTCGTCCAGACGACCCTCACCAAGCTCTACGTGTCGTGGCCACGGGTTCGGCGCGCCGGAAACCCGGTCGGCTACGCCCGCACCGCGCTGACCCACGCCTTCGTCGACGAGACCCGCCGCGCCTACCGGCGTCGCGAGGTCGCCGCCGGCGGCACCGGCGACGACGCGTTCGTCGCCGGGGACGCCGGCCGCACCGCCGGCGTGCTCGACGGTGCGCCCGACGTCGACCTGCGTCGCGACGTCCTGGCCGCGCTGGCGGGGCTCGCGCCGCGACAGCGGGCCGTGGTGGTGCTGCGGCACTGGCTCGACCTCGACGTCGCCGAGACCGCCCGGTTGCTCGACTGCAGCGACGGCACGGTCAAGTCCCAGAACGCCAAGGCCCTCGCGCACCTGCGCGACGCCCTCGGCGAGACCGCCGTCCCCGCCCTTCCCATCCCTGAGGAGATCCGATGA
- a CDS encoding AraC family transcriptional regulator translates to MTRLGDSRVSTWRTTDPAEAEAAVMTTYQLDHRLVIPSPEHGQFHMELHDVRIGSSTAGLLSYGAGARMLTSATHGYHVNLTLQGRAAGASNGAEIETAVAGEGLVYESGTVADARWFRGSRVLALLLPEEVVERQLESLLGHRVRGRLVPELKISADGLANALAPAAQLVLQQLVSPTPTSVLPLVQRHVEGLLVDSFLLAHRHNYSEELQRPAPPARRLPIQRAIDLLEERPEHPWTTVGLASEVHLSVRALQDGFKRSVDTAPMAYLRGVRLRRARAALTATRPGEATVQEVALRFGILHQGRFSVAYREEFGESPSATLARPVP, encoded by the coding sequence GTGACCAGGTTGGGAGACAGCCGCGTGTCGACGTGGCGGACGACCGATCCCGCGGAGGCCGAAGCCGCGGTGATGACGACGTACCAGCTCGACCACCGGCTCGTCATCCCCTCCCCGGAGCACGGACAGTTCCACATGGAGCTCCACGACGTCCGGATCGGGTCGTCGACGGCGGGGCTGCTGTCCTACGGCGCCGGGGCACGGATGCTCACCAGCGCCACCCACGGCTACCACGTCAACCTCACCCTCCAGGGTCGTGCGGCGGGGGCGTCCAACGGTGCCGAGATCGAGACCGCCGTGGCGGGGGAGGGGCTCGTCTACGAGTCCGGCACGGTCGCCGACGCGCGGTGGTTCCGCGGGTCCCGGGTGCTCGCCCTGCTCCTGCCCGAGGAGGTCGTCGAGCGCCAGCTGGAGTCGCTGCTCGGGCACCGCGTGCGCGGACGGTTGGTCCCCGAGCTCAAGATCTCGGCCGACGGGCTGGCCAACGCGCTGGCCCCGGCCGCCCAGCTCGTGCTGCAGCAGCTGGTCAGCCCGACCCCGACGAGCGTGCTGCCCCTGGTGCAGCGCCACGTGGAGGGGCTCCTGGTGGACAGCTTCCTGCTCGCGCACCGCCACAACTACAGCGAAGAGCTCCAGCGGCCGGCGCCCCCCGCGCGCCGGCTGCCCATCCAGCGCGCGATCGACCTGCTGGAGGAGCGTCCCGAGCACCCCTGGACGACGGTCGGCCTGGCGAGCGAGGTCCACCTGAGCGTCCGGGCGCTCCAGGACGGCTTCAAGCGCTCCGTCGACACCGCGCCCATGGCGTACCTGCGCGGGGTCAGGCTCCGGCGCGCGCGGGCCGCGCTGACCGCGACGCGGCCGGGGGAGGCCACGGTCCAGGAGGTGGCGCTGCGCTTCGGGATCCTGCACCAGGGGCGCTTCTCGGTCGCCTACCGCGAGGAGTTCGGCGAGAGCCCCTCGGCGACCCTGGCCCGGCCGGTTCCCTGA
- a CDS encoding sensor histidine kinase — translation MRAPAVDRTRTPLGWQLPTLCLAAVVAGGLLAQDRASAPASTGCGLLLLAVLTVLAGVVPWARVPRLWQALVPVLSVVAVAMMEFRSVAVMPSVVLLAAVPVLWLALEFGRTGLALALASVGGLACVAYLGAASLPTSGAGWAQLVMAPAVAVGLCLAARHLADDLQDKHDAMKEQSALVETALELAHDRLLMVQAILDSVDAGIVGYDREGEVILENSTAHDLDTRIDTGAEGSKGSEGSDGPHYYFEDRTTRVPSDEHAGARARRGEEFSPQTYWFGPPEDQVAVMLSARQIHRHNGDRFGAVVVGWEVTDILEAVRVREEFLTTVSHELRTPLTSIIGYQELIAEELDPQDQQGQRISAMLSVAQRNAGVLLSRVSQLLQVSGADGPEIRPRPVDVSALLHDAVVKHRPVALSAGIHLATTVADGVGADLDPDAWEQVVDNLVSNALKYTPAGGRVDVCLEEDGDRFVLQVVDTGIGMSRAEQKRAFERFYRTTSARDSAIQGLGVGLSITQQIIEAHGGDVTLSSTPGRGTSVTARSPLRAARAAG, via the coding sequence TTGAGGGCTCCCGCCGTCGACCGGACCCGCACGCCCCTGGGCTGGCAGCTGCCCACGCTGTGCCTCGCGGCCGTGGTGGCAGGCGGCCTCCTGGCCCAGGACCGGGCGTCCGCCCCGGCATCCACCGGGTGCGGCCTCCTCCTCCTCGCCGTCCTGACCGTGCTGGCCGGTGTCGTCCCCTGGGCCCGCGTGCCCCGACTCTGGCAAGCACTCGTGCCGGTGCTGTCGGTGGTCGCCGTCGCCATGATGGAGTTCCGCTCGGTCGCCGTGATGCCCTCCGTGGTGCTGCTGGCCGCGGTCCCCGTCCTGTGGCTGGCGCTCGAGTTCGGCCGGACCGGCCTGGCCCTCGCCCTCGCCTCGGTCGGCGGCCTCGCGTGCGTCGCCTACCTGGGCGCGGCGTCGCTGCCGACCTCCGGCGCCGGGTGGGCGCAGCTCGTGATGGCGCCCGCGGTCGCCGTCGGGCTGTGCCTGGCGGCCCGGCACCTGGCCGACGACCTCCAGGACAAGCACGACGCCATGAAGGAGCAGTCGGCGCTGGTCGAGACCGCGCTCGAGCTCGCGCACGACCGGCTCCTCATGGTGCAGGCGATCCTGGACTCCGTCGACGCGGGCATCGTCGGCTACGACCGGGAGGGCGAGGTGATCCTGGAGAACTCCACCGCCCACGACCTCGACACACGGATCGACACCGGCGCGGAGGGCTCGAAGGGCTCGGAGGGCTCGGACGGACCTCACTACTACTTCGAGGACCGGACCACCCGCGTGCCCAGCGACGAGCACGCCGGCGCCCGAGCGAGGCGGGGTGAGGAGTTCTCGCCCCAGACCTACTGGTTCGGGCCGCCGGAGGACCAGGTCGCGGTGATGCTCTCGGCGCGCCAGATCCACCGCCACAACGGTGACCGGTTCGGCGCCGTCGTCGTGGGCTGGGAAGTCACCGACATCCTCGAGGCGGTCCGGGTGCGCGAGGAGTTCCTCACGACGGTCTCCCACGAGCTGAGGACGCCGCTGACCTCGATCATCGGCTACCAGGAGCTGATCGCCGAGGAGCTCGACCCGCAGGACCAGCAGGGCCAGCGGATCTCGGCCATGCTCTCGGTCGCCCAGCGCAACGCGGGCGTGCTGCTGTCCCGTGTCTCCCAGCTGCTGCAGGTCTCGGGAGCCGACGGGCCGGAGATCCGGCCCCGGCCCGTGGACGTCTCGGCCCTGCTGCACGACGCCGTGGTCAAGCACCGGCCCGTCGCCCTGTCCGCCGGCATCCACCTGGCCACCACGGTGGCGGACGGGGTGGGCGCCGACCTGGACCCCGACGCCTGGGAGCAGGTGGTCGACAACCTGGTCTCGAACGCGCTCAAGTACACCCCCGCCGGTGGCCGGGTCGACGTCTGCCTCGAGGAGGACGGCGACAGGTTCGTCCTGCAGGTGGTCGACACGGGCATCGGGATGTCGCGCGCCGAGCAGAAGCGCGCGTTCGAGCGGTTCTACCGGACGACCTCGGCCCGCGACAGCGCGATCCAGGGTCTCGGGGTCGGGCTGTCCATCACCCAGCAGATCATCGAGGCCCACGGTGGTGACGTCACCCTCTCCAGCACCCCCGGCCGAGGGACCTCCGTGACCGCCCGCTCGCCGCTGCGCGCGGCCCGCGCCGCCGGCTGA
- a CDS encoding response regulator transcription factor, whose translation MARVLIAEDDADIAALVAESLAGRHDVVHVADGRAALERCRREHFDILIFDIRMPYLTGLEVADQLRHEGLLRWSPLILLTAQPAERYAALGYALGARVYVPKPFSPAELARTVEQLLRSRVRQPGDGASGAMEQPRTVETFFVNGTWRNRVVGGRPLDGVYQTRKAAVRAGSALALRWHVPHHVVYARITEP comes from the coding sequence ATGGCACGGGTTCTGATCGCCGAGGACGACGCCGACATCGCCGCCCTCGTCGCCGAGTCGCTCGCGGGACGTCACGACGTCGTCCACGTGGCGGACGGACGCGCTGCGCTGGAGCGCTGCCGGCGCGAGCACTTCGACATCTTGATCTTCGACATCCGGATGCCGTACCTGACCGGCCTCGAGGTCGCCGACCAGCTCCGCCACGAGGGCCTGCTCCGCTGGTCGCCGCTGATCCTGCTCACCGCCCAGCCGGCCGAGCGCTATGCAGCACTGGGGTACGCCCTCGGAGCACGCGTCTACGTCCCGAAGCCGTTCAGCCCCGCTGAGCTCGCCCGCACGGTCGAGCAGCTGCTGCGCTCGCGCGTACGGCAGCCGGGCGACGGCGCGAGCGGCGCGATGGAGCAGCCGCGCACGGTCGAGACCTTCTTCGTCAACGGCACCTGGCGCAACCGGGTCGTGGGCGGACGGCCCCTCGACGGCGTCTACCAGACGCGCAAGGCCGCGGTCCGGGCCGGCTCGGCGCTCGCCCTGCGCTGGCACGTCCCCCACCACGTCGTCTATGCCCGCATCACCGAGCCGTGA
- a CDS encoding response regulator: MTFVLVVDDDPSIRRTLSVNLRARGYDVEAAGDGRSALQIVDERMPDAILLDLGLPDVDGVAVLTRLRTFSSVPVIVVSARTEPDDKVEALDLGADDYISKPFSLEELLARVRVVTRRAGQETPSPCLELDGLSLDIDDSRASRDGESIHLTPTEWKLVAHLARRRGQLVRQGELLHAVWGPTYERNSNYLRVHLSAIRHKLERDPAHPTLFVTEPGLGYRFAPRLTDAR; this comes from the coding sequence ATGACCTTCGTGCTGGTCGTCGACGACGACCCGTCGATCCGTCGCACGCTGTCGGTCAACCTCCGGGCGCGCGGCTACGACGTGGAAGCCGCCGGCGACGGACGGTCGGCACTGCAGATCGTCGACGAGCGGATGCCGGACGCGATCCTGCTCGACCTCGGCCTGCCCGACGTCGACGGGGTCGCCGTCCTCACCCGGCTCCGCACGTTCAGCTCGGTCCCGGTGATCGTCGTCTCGGCGCGCACCGAGCCCGACGACAAGGTCGAGGCCCTCGACCTCGGTGCCGACGACTACATCAGCAAGCCGTTCTCGCTCGAGGAGCTGCTCGCCCGGGTCCGCGTGGTCACCCGACGTGCCGGTCAGGAGACGCCCTCGCCCTGCCTGGAGCTCGACGGGCTGTCCCTCGACATCGACGACTCCCGCGCCTCCCGGGACGGGGAGAGCATCCACCTGACCCCCACGGAGTGGAAGCTCGTGGCGCACCTGGCCCGACGGCGCGGGCAGCTCGTGCGCCAGGGCGAGCTCCTCCACGCCGTGTGGGGGCCGACGTACGAGCGGAACAGCAACTACCTGCGGGTGCACCTCTCCGCGATCCGCCACAAGCTGGAGCGCGACCCCGCCCACCCCACCCTGTTCGTCACCGAGCCGGGGCTGGGCTACCGGTTCGCGCCCCGGTTGACCGACGCCCGCTGA
- a CDS encoding DUF4118 domain-containing protein: MDRGRLRVYLGAAPGVGKTVAMLQEGCRRAERGTDVVVGYVETHGRPRTAEVLEPLEVVPRRQLAYRDTHREEMDLDAILLRSPSVVLVDELAHTNVPGSRNQKRWQDVQALRDAGIEVITTVNIQHLESLNDVTEAITGVRQRETVPDDVVRSADQIELVDMSPQALRRRMAHGNVYRADKVDAALSQYFREGNLTALRELALLWLADRVEEGLDRYRDQHQIDSTWATRERIIVPVSGGPESSTLMRRAARIASRVSAGEWHTLYIARQDGLTGVSPDTLAELRKKAEQLGGTFHTVISDDPAEGILDFARAENATQVVIGASRRGRTSTLLRPGVGERVVAGSGDIDVHIVTHDYARGANASARTPDTLSRRRRVLGYLCGVLAPAVVSALLWWTHHWHGLTTESMVLMAVVVATALIGGLVPAVIAALASGVLLNFLFVSPTYVLTIDEPENVLALVLFVVVGVAVATVVDLAARRTKQAVKARAEADALTVLSHSLLHATDDPSGLLSSACELFHARGAAILRRADESVVASHGVPPGSIAQADMVAEIDADTVLALSGTKLPASERGLLNAYAAYARVMAERRAATEAEVERLRLTEVDRTRTALLAAVSHDLRSPLSALKIATDSLCAPDMTWSDEDEEEFLEAIREATDRLIALVTNLLDMSRIHTGSVKAAITEVALAPAVRSSLVPLAGSSRIRVAIAEDCVVLADPGLLDRVLANICENALKYTPEDAAITIDAAPISPDRVALRIADTGPGVRDREHDELFVPFQRLGDVPGGDGVGLGLAVAHGLLEAIGGTITTEDTPGGGLTFVLELREAR; encoded by the coding sequence ATGGACCGCGGAAGGCTGCGGGTGTACCTGGGCGCCGCGCCCGGCGTCGGCAAGACCGTCGCGATGCTGCAGGAGGGATGTCGCCGGGCGGAGCGGGGGACCGACGTCGTGGTCGGGTACGTCGAGACCCACGGGCGCCCCAGGACCGCCGAGGTGCTGGAGCCGCTCGAGGTGGTCCCGCGGCGCCAGCTCGCCTACCGGGACACCCACCGTGAGGAGATGGACCTCGACGCCATCCTCCTCCGCTCGCCGAGCGTGGTGCTGGTCGACGAGCTGGCCCACACCAACGTGCCCGGGAGCCGGAACCAGAAGCGCTGGCAGGACGTCCAGGCGCTGCGCGACGCCGGCATCGAGGTCATCACGACCGTCAACATCCAGCACCTGGAGTCGCTCAACGACGTCACCGAGGCGATCACCGGGGTGCGGCAGCGCGAGACGGTCCCCGACGACGTGGTCCGGTCGGCGGACCAGATCGAGCTCGTGGACATGAGCCCGCAGGCGCTCCGGCGCCGGATGGCGCACGGCAACGTCTACCGCGCCGACAAGGTCGACGCCGCCCTCTCCCAGTACTTCCGGGAGGGGAACCTGACCGCCCTGCGCGAGCTCGCGCTGCTCTGGCTCGCCGACCGGGTGGAGGAAGGGCTGGACCGCTACCGCGACCAGCACCAGATCGACTCCACGTGGGCCACGCGGGAGCGCATCATCGTGCCGGTCAGCGGTGGTCCGGAGTCGAGCACGCTGATGCGGCGGGCCGCCCGGATCGCCTCCCGGGTCTCGGCGGGGGAGTGGCACACCCTCTACATCGCTCGGCAGGACGGGCTCACCGGCGTCTCCCCGGACACCCTCGCCGAGCTGCGGAAGAAGGCCGAGCAGCTCGGCGGCACCTTCCACACGGTGATCAGCGACGATCCCGCGGAGGGGATCCTCGACTTCGCCCGTGCCGAGAACGCGACCCAGGTCGTGATCGGCGCGAGCCGCCGGGGCCGGACCTCCACCTTGCTCCGCCCGGGGGTCGGCGAGCGGGTCGTCGCCGGGTCGGGCGACATCGACGTGCACATCGTCACCCACGACTACGCCCGCGGCGCCAACGCCAGTGCCCGCACCCCCGACACGCTCAGTCGCCGTCGCCGGGTGCTGGGCTACCTCTGCGGCGTCCTGGCGCCGGCCGTCGTCAGTGCGCTGCTGTGGTGGACCCACCACTGGCACGGCCTGACCACCGAGTCCATGGTGCTGATGGCGGTCGTGGTCGCCACGGCCCTGATCGGCGGCCTGGTCCCCGCCGTCATCGCGGCCCTCGCCAGCGGGGTCCTGCTCAACTTCCTCTTCGTCTCACCGACCTACGTGCTGACGATCGACGAGCCCGAGAACGTCCTGGCGCTGGTGCTGTTCGTCGTCGTCGGGGTCGCGGTCGCCACCGTCGTCGACCTCGCCGCACGGCGTACCAAGCAGGCCGTCAAGGCCCGGGCCGAGGCCGATGCGCTCACGGTCCTGTCCCACAGCCTCCTGCACGCCACCGACGACCCCTCGGGCCTGCTGTCCTCGGCGTGCGAGCTCTTCCACGCACGCGGGGCAGCGATCCTGCGGCGGGCCGATGAGTCCGTCGTGGCGAGCCACGGGGTTCCTCCAGGATCGATCGCGCAGGCCGACATGGTGGCCGAGATCGACGCCGACACCGTCCTGGCGCTCTCCGGGACGAAGCTGCCGGCCTCCGAGCGCGGGTTGCTGAACGCCTACGCCGCCTACGCCCGCGTCATGGCCGAGCGTCGGGCCGCGACCGAGGCCGAGGTCGAGCGGCTCCGGCTCACCGAGGTCGACCGGACCCGCACCGCCCTGCTGGCCGCGGTGTCCCACGACCTCCGCTCGCCCCTCTCCGCGCTCAAGATCGCCACGGACAGCCTCTGCGCCCCCGACATGACGTGGTCCGACGAGGACGAGGAGGAGTTCCTCGAGGCCATCCGCGAGGCCACGGACCGGCTCATCGCCCTGGTCACCAACCTCCTGGACATGAGCCGCATCCACACCGGCTCGGTCAAGGCCGCGATCACGGAGGTCGCCCTCGCCCCGGCGGTCCGCAGCAGCCTCGTCCCGCTCGCCGGCAGCAGCCGGATCCGGGTCGCCATCGCGGAGGACTGCGTCGTCCTCGCCGACCCGGGCCTGCTGGACCGGGTCCTGGCCAACATCTGCGAGAACGCGCTGAAGTACACCCCGGAGGACGCCGCCATCACCATCGACGCGGCCCCCATCAGCCCCGACCGGGTCGCCCTCCGGATCGCCGACACCGGCCCCGGCGTACGCGACCGGGAGCACGACGAGCTCTTCGTGCCCTTCCAGCGCCTCGGCGACGTGCCCGGAGGCGACGGGGTGGGGCTCGGGCTCGCCGTCGCCCACGGTCTCCTCGAGGCGATCGGTGGCACGATCACCACCGAGGACACCCCGGGTGGCGGGCTCACCTTCGTCCTCGAGCTGAGGGAGGCACGATGA
- the kdpC gene encoding potassium-transporting ATPase subunit KdpC: MLTDFSRQSLAALRTMLVFTVVLGVAYPAAVWVAGQTFGDRADGQPVTVEGRVVGSRLLGQDFEGEQWFHSRPSANDYDSLASAPSNLGPSNPDLLALVAERRAAVAETESVGESEVPPDAVTASGSGLDPHISPEYAALQAPRVAEANGLTLGQVEELIDEHTDGRFLGFLGEPGVNVLELNVAVQEAARG, translated from the coding sequence ATGCTCACGGACTTCTCTCGCCAGTCACTGGCCGCGCTGCGCACCATGCTGGTCTTCACCGTCGTCCTCGGCGTCGCCTACCCGGCGGCCGTCTGGGTCGCGGGACAGACCTTTGGGGACCGCGCCGACGGTCAGCCCGTCACGGTCGAGGGCCGGGTCGTCGGCTCCCGGCTCCTGGGGCAGGACTTCGAGGGGGAGCAGTGGTTCCACTCCCGCCCCTCGGCCAACGACTACGACAGCCTCGCCTCGGCCCCCAGCAACCTGGGGCCCTCCAACCCCGACCTGCTCGCCCTCGTCGCGGAGCGCCGCGCCGCGGTGGCGGAGACCGAGTCGGTCGGGGAGAGCGAGGTGCCCCCCGACGCCGTCACTGCCTCGGGCTCCGGCCTGGACCCGCACATCTCGCCGGAGTACGCCGCCCTCCAGGCCCCTCGGGTCGCCGAGGCCAACGGCCTTACCCTGGGGCAGGTCGAGGAGCTGATCGACGAGCACACCGACGGTCGCTTCCTCGGCTTCCTCGGCGAGCCGGGCGTCAACGTCCTCGAGCTGAACGTGGCTGTCCAGGAGGCCGCGCGGGGATGA